Genomic DNA from Danio rerio strain Tuebingen ecotype United States chromosome 5, GRCz12tu, whole genome shotgun sequence:
TAATTCAGAAGAACTGAAGAACATCTTCCCAAGACATTTCAAGAAACCTGTCTGCAAAGCATTAGTAATAGGAAGGTTATAGGTTCATGTGCTGTAACACTGAGGTTGCTTTCAAAAATATTTCATCAGTGAACTCTAGTGTAAACTAAATTAAGTCAACATTTGTTGgcatttttaataactttttttagtCTTATTATTAGTTGTGTCTGTCTTCCACAAAATAAGGATGTACCACACTGCCAAACACTTAACACAACAATGTTTTGGTTAAAAGGGTTAAGATTGAATACCCAATACATTGATTGAtgtattgtacacacacacacacacacacacacaaagacgaaTGAAAAATTGCTCTGTATTAATTGGCTGATGGCCATGTTTTTTCATGTTATGCCACCTTAGAAAACTGGATAGCAAATTTCAAGTTGCTTGGACAAACGACAGCTTAGATACAGTGTTTTTCacttaatatacatttataattatgTCTAACACAAAAACACATCCACAAATAACAATGTTGacatggagaaaaaataaacagaaatctattattttaataatagtcaTTAATCATGCTTACACACATTTTGTGTCACACGTAGATATTTAAACCAAAGAATAGGTAACAAAATGTTAACAAGACCTTCAAAACCTTTTGTTGAAATGTATATACAGAATAATCAGCTTTcagtgtaattattataatttcataAGTGGAATAAAAAAACCTTGAATGGTAAGATTGGACTAAGTttgatttaaaatgcaataacAGTGTTTTACCCATAGACTGTCTGTAATAAGTGCTCTTTTGCTGTCATCTAGTGGTACAATGACAAAACTTGAAGGACTTTAAATGTTGTTTATTGGTTTAGAATCATGTCACGTGTCTGAATAACTGAGGTTTTAAGTTTTATGCAATCCTTCTACACAGTATGTTTTACCCGCTACACGCTATATTTTGTATCTGTCTATATCATCTTAATTTGTTGTAATTCCActactattttaatattataatagtaGGAAAAACTATTAAAGTTATGAATACTAATAAAGTATTATTCATACTATGATTATAGTCCTATACATAAATATGCACATACTATTTCATATTGtattgctattattaatattttaaaatataatgtattattttattctataaattCTATATTGTATAGAATTTGTACTATTTTAATAATGTGTGATTCATTCCTTTTTTATTAAcgtttttattcacttttatatAGATGGGCTACTGCTGTACAttattgtttgttattgtttACTGTCAACTCTCTCTTCAAGAGGTAAGATCTGGAGCAACTCTAACACTTCACAACGTACATGgaaacaaataaaactgtaagAACAAAGAGGATTCCAGCACTACTTGTGATAAAGGAGATACATTTATTGATAATACAGCTCTTTTTGTACCATAAAATATTCAGCTTCCTTTTATACTGGAGTTTTTCATGCCGTAAAATTATAATAAGTTCATAAATATAAGTTCATAATACTGTTTTTTTATCCGAGACAGTTgcatctgtttatatatatatatatatatattagtttaaaaatacaatGCAAATATCGTCAACTATAATTGTGACTAGTCGAAACGGTTATCTCTTATTACCATTATATCTATACGGATACATGACGCATATTTTAGAGATATCTACATCATTAGAGATATCTTCattgagttttgactagtcaaaacacatttacagagaTCTCGAATTTCTAATTTTCATTCTGACTATTCAAATTATAATTGTCACtcgtcaaaatataattagaaatatatttaaatatatttatagatagtAAGAATAAGGTtgaaatgctaaaaaggcttgccataggcGGCCGCATTTACGTTAACCGTGGCAGGCGCATTTAGCTGTGGCAGGTATCCATTTTACCCCTGCAGCCAATATGTCAAAAACTTATATAACGTGCACActtatttgtataatgttatcaccggaactaaaccgaaaagaaaatgaatgaatgaatctctggTATTAAGCAGTGGGTTAAGATATCACTTCACCTTTGAAACCCTGAAAAATAATGACGATTACCTACATCACAACCATCTTGGATCACCTTGGGAACCCGCGTTCTAATAATGACGTTACAGAACGCGGGGTTctcaggcgcacacacacacacacagttttcagTAGTAATCTTCCAATTAGTTCAAGCACAAAAAGTATTTACAGCTGTCAGATCGAGTTTGTGAAAGAAGCTCAGTGCGAGAATTATCGAGATTTATCAGCTTTGCTATTTTGAATTTCCATATTTACTTGTTGTTGAAACTAACAGAAATGGAGTACATTTGGAAGATGATTGGTTTTTTTAAGGGGGAAACAAGCAATTGTTCCCGCCCTGAAGCAGAAAACACCAGCTCAGGTGAGTTTACTATGACAAGACTCTTCATTTCTCCAGTTCTAATTTAATAAACGTGGTCCTTAAAATACAGTTATACACAAAACCTGCAGTGGTAATTGTCTAGTACTGTGTTGTTTTTGTCGTATGTAATATTCCTGTAATGAACTGTATAACTTTCATATATCTCTAatatttaccacagtattttgtgTACTGTAATGTTCTCCAggtaaaatgtagtatttcacatttttgtagtatttaccacaggactTTTTGTATTGTATGTAATATTCCTGTTGTATTCTTGTGGCAATGAGTTGATATATTGCCtcatgaaaacaacagaaaaatcacatgcaTAACTGTAAACTGTTGTGATACTCCACTATAGAAAGTATGTCACAGATAATCACTTGTCATTGTCTTCTAGGAACATTTTAAtaccataaaaaatataaaatctatTTATGTTGTGAAAATTGAATAAACGGTTTACTGTATTTAATCCACTTTAGGAAgcagagacagaaaaagaaaagtcgaTGAAGCTTTCCAGAATGACGAAAATCAGGAGGGCTTGATGCCGGCAAAACGCCATAAACCAGCACAGTTCCCTGATGACAATGAAGAACCCAGCACCAGCTCAGGTCAGTTTACCAAGACCCTTCATTTCTCCAATCCTACTATGATCAATTTGGTCCTTAAAATACAGATTGTAAagttgagcaatatcacatgactGTTGTTACTTATTGTGATTCAGAAAGAGTGTCATGGGTAATAATTTAAAGCCATCTCTCACCAAAATATCCTGTGGTATTTCATATGATAAATCAGAAGAACAAAAAATTGGTGGTTATTGTGTAGTACTGTGCTGTTCTTGTGTAAGGTATTGTTGCATGTAATATTTCTGTAATGTTCTTGCAGTAAATAATAGTAttgctttaatgtgtttttaatatttacaacaaTACTTTGTATACTGTACAACAAAATCCTGTGGTAAAACCTACAAAAATGAGAAATTAATACCCCATTTACCACATTAAATTTTAAGTAAATTAAGTAGGATCAGTAAAGTAGGATCAGTAAAGCCCCTCTGAAGCCCAGTTTAAAGTGTTAAATTGGGTTTATGCAACCGTTCAATTACACAAATGTGTAAAATGCCTAGAAACAACCACAgtgtctaaaaatccttttgtctGAAGAAACTCTGTCACAGagaacattttaatacaataaagaTGATAAAATCTATTTATGTTATGAACATTTTATGGAAAACACATTTTGTATCTAATCCACTTTAGGAGGCAGAAAAAGAAAACTCCAGGTGACTTTTCAGGATGATCAGGAGGACTTGATGCCGGCAAAACGCCGTAAACCATCACAGTTCCCTGATGACAGTGATGAACCCAGCACCAGCTCAGGTCAGTTTACTAACACAAGAATACACTTTTCTTCAACTTCGTTAAaccaaaaaaagatgatattttgaagaaagctggaaacctgtcttcattaaattccatagtatttttttttcttgtcggGGTTGAGGGGGGCTGGTGTTTGTGGGAGTGGAGATTGGCGGGAGTCtgataataatcattaaaaaaagacatATGGAGTGCAAAACTAGCACTCAAAAAAGCATAAATCTGGTAAAAATTGGTAAAACAACAGGCATTATATATTAACTTAAGGGGAGAAAGCCGGTAGTTCGATGTGAAATCAGACATTGAGGAACCCTCATACAGCCAAAATGGCCTGATCCTCATTTCATAATTTACCTCTGTTATTATTCAGCTGAGAGATTGGTCGTTGCAAAGTTTTGACTATTTAGGGTCACCCTATACCAAgtagtaatgaatgaatgaagattacTAAAATAAGTGATCATCTATAATTAACCCTTCCATATTTTGATCCACTTTAGGATGCAgaggcagaaaaagaaaagccaaggAAGCttttcaggatgatgaagatcagGAGGAATTGATGCCGACAAAACGCCATAAACCAGCACAGTTCCCTGATGACAATGAAGAACCCACCACCAGCTCAGGTCAGTTTACCATGACAAGACCAAGATTGTCTAGTACTGTGTTGTTTTTGTCGTATGTAATATTCCTGTAATGAACTGTATAACTTTCATATATCTCTAatatttaccacagtattttgtgTACTGTAATGTTCTCCAggtaaaatgtagtatttcacatttttgtagtatttaccacaggactTTTTGTATTGTATGTAATATTCCTGTTGTATTCTTGTGGCAATGAGTTGATATATTGCCtcatgaaaacaacagaaaaatcacatgcaTAACTGTAAACTGTTGTGATACTCCACTATAGAAAGTATGTCACAGATAATCACTTGTCATTGTCTTCTAGGAACATTTTAAtaccataaaaaatataaaatctatTTATGTTGTGAAAATTGAATAAACGGTTTACTGTATTTAATCCACTTTAGGAAgcagagacagaaaaagaaaagtcgaTGAAGCTTTCCAGAATGACGAAAATCAGGAGGACTTGATGCCGGCAAAACGCCATAAACCAGCACAGTTCCCTGATGACAATGAAGAACCCAGCACCAGCTCAGGTCAGTTTACCATGACAAGACCCTTCATTTCTCCAATTCAACTATGATCAATTTGGTCCATAAAATACAGTTTGTTAagttgagcaatatcacatgactGTCGTTACTGATTGTGATTCAGAAAGAGTGTCATGGGTAATAATTCAAAGCCATCTCTCACCAAAATATCCTGTGGTATTCCATAtgataaaacagaaaaacaaaaaactggaGTGGTAATTGTGTAGTACTGTGCTGTTTTTGTGTAAGGTATTGTTGCATGTAATATTTCTGTAACGTTCTTGCAGTAATTAATAGTATTGCTTTAATATGTTAGTAATTTTTCCAACAATACTTTGTGTACTGTAGTAGTGTCCATTTTAATATggtaataatttaacatttttgtagCTTTTACCACAGGGTTTTGTTGTActgtatgtaatattcctggATTCTTGTGGTAATGAGTTGATATTGCCtcatgaaaacaacagaaaaagcTTAAATCTCTTTGAATGAACAAGCTCTTAtctaattcatttgattatttcttcatttagttTCAAACAACTAGAATAAATCATTTAACAGAACTAAACTCATTCCATTCTTTTCCATAAGACATGTTTCTGTTTTGCAAATCTAAAAAGTGGCTTGTTtcctttttttgagtgtaatgaGTTAATATTGGcacatgaaaacaacagaaaaatcacatgcaTAACTCTAAATTGTTGTGATACTCCACTACAGAAAGTGCTGGGGTGATCCTGTCATATTTTGCTCAGTTTATTTGTTCTGTGGTAAATTTATTTTGTTCAGCAGGACAGTAGGATCAGTAAAGCCCCACTAAATCCCAACTTAAAGTGTTAAATTGGGTTTATGCGAAATGTGTAAAATACTTAAAAGCAATTACAGtgtctaaaaaattattttgtctgTAGAAACTCTGTCTCAGATATAATCActtgttaattgtttttaaagaaacttttaatacaaaaaaattattaaatctatttatgttaagaaaattaaaaaaataaaaaataaactattgtaTCTAATCCACTTTAGGAGGCAGAAAAAGAAAACTCAAGGTGACTTTTCAGGATGATCAGGAGGACTTGATGCCGGCAAAACGTTGTGAACCAACACAGTTCCCTGATGACAATGAAGAACCCAGCACCAGCTCAGGTCAGTTTACTAACACAAGAACACACTTTTCTACAGCGTCGTTAAAGAGATATACTTTaccaaaaatgaaacttctgtcatcatttactcacactttacttgttccaagccttttttatttccttttttctgtCAACCAAAAtagatgatattttaaagaaagctggaaacctgtcttcattgaattccatagtatttgttttcctgctGTGGAAGTCAATTATTAGagggtttcagctttcttcaaaatatattcttttagtaataataatctcataaaggtttggaaccacttgaggaagagtaaattgTGAGTAAAACATGACACGCTGAAAAACATAAATCTGGTAGAAGTTGGTGTAAAAACAGGCTATATATCAACTTAAGGGGAGAAAACCAGTCGTTCGATGTGAAATCAGACATTGAGGAACCCCCATATTGCCAAAATGGCCTGATCCTCGTTTCGTAATTTTCCTCTGCAAATGTACTGAGAGATTGGTAGTTGCTAAGCTGCGACTATTCGGGGTCACCCTATACCGAGTAGTAATATGAATGCAGATTACTAAAATAAGTGATCATCTATAACTAACCCTTCTATATTTTCATCCACTTTAGGATGCAgaggcagaaaaagaaaagccaagaAAGCTTTTCAGAATGATGAAAATCAGGCGGACTTGATGCCGGCAAAACGCCATAAACCAGCACAGTTCGCTGATGACAGTGATGAACCCAGCACTAGCTCAGGTCAGTTTACTACCACAAGACCCTTCATTTCTCCACTAAATTTGGTCCTTAAAATACAGATTGTAAagttgagcaatatcacatgactGTCGTTACTGTTTGTGATTCAGAAAGAGTGCCATGGGTAATAATTCAAAGCCATCTCTCACAAAAATATCCTGTGGTATTCCATATGATAAAACAGCATAACCAAAATAACTGGAGTGGTAATTGTGTAGTACCGTGTTGATTTtgtgtaagttattgttgtctgTAATTTTCTTGTAATATTCTTGTGGTAATGAGTTAATATTGGcacatgaaaacaacagaaaaatcacatgcaTAGCTTTAAATTGTTGTGATACTCCACTAAAGAAAGGGCTTTGGTGATCCTGTCATATTTTTCTCAGCTTATTTGTTCTGTGGTAAATTTATTTTGTTCAGCAGGACAGTATTATCAGTAAAGCCCATTTTTAAAAGGGATATCACAAGGATAGGAGTGTCAAATTGGGTTTATGCAACCGTTTAATGACACAAATGTGAAAAATGCTTAGAAATAACCACATTGTCTTTAAAATCTTTTTGTTTGAAGAAACTCTCTTGTCACAGATTATAATCACTTGTCATTGTCTTCTAGGAAAATGTTAATTaagtataaaacatcaaatctatttataatttgaaaataaatgtttgttgtatcTAATCCATTTTAGGACGCAgaggcagaaaaagaaaagccaagaAAGCttttcaggatgatgaagatcagGAGGACTTGATGCCGGCAACACGCCGCAAACCAACACAGTTCCCTGATGAAAGTGAAGAACCCAGCACCAGCTCAGGTCAGTTTACTACCACAAGAACACACTTTTCTTCAGCTTTGTTAAAGAGAAATACTTTTCTGTGGTAAATTAATTTTGTTCAGCAGGATCACTAAAGCCCATTTTTGTTAGAGATATATCATGAATAGGAATGTTAAATTGGGATTTGCAACCATTGATGACACAGCTATATAAAATGCATAGAAGCAACCACAATGTCTTTTGGTTTGAAGAAACTGTTACATATTATAATCACTTGTCATTGTTTTGTAAGAAAATGTTAATTaagtataaaacatcaaatctatttataatttgaaaataaaacgTTTGTTGTATCTAATCCATTTTAGGACGCAgaggcagaaaaagaaaagccaagaAAGCTTTTCAGGATGATGATGATCAGGAGGACTTGATGCCGGCAACACGCCACAAACCAACACAGTTCCCTGATGAAAGTGAAGAACCCAGCACCAGCTCAGGTCAGTTTACTACCACAAGAACACATTTGCAACCATTCGATGACACAACTATATACAACTAATATATAATACACAGAAGCAACCACAATGTCTTTTGGTTTGAAGAAACTCTGTTACAGATTATAATCACTTGTCATTGTTTTCTaagaaaatgttaataaaacatagaatatcacatttatttacattataaaaattgaataaaaagtttattgtaTTTAATCCACTTTAGGGGGCAGaggcagaaaaagaaaaatggagGAAGCTTTTAAGGATGATGAAGATCAGGAGGACTTGATGCCGGCAACACAGCATAAACCAACACAGTTCCCTGATGGAAGTGATGAACCCAGCACCAGCTCAGGTCAGTTTACTTTCAAAAAACACACTTTTCTTTAGCTCCACTTTCAGTAAAGAGATAGTTTTCTGTCTCATCACTGCTGACAATGAACTGAAAAGTTTCCAACAACTTTCAAATACATGTAACTGAGATAACCTTCAGGTTAGAGACTATTTCAATAAGAGCACAAGAGATTTAGAAAATATAGAACCAACATCAGTGTGGGTATTTGCAGAAACTTACAAAAAGAAGGTGAATAAGAAATTAGTATCTATAAACTATTCCTGTCTGACATCAGCAAAGAAACACTCAGCCATGTATATGAAATAGAAATGGGAAAAGGAAGCTAATGTAATTATAAGAAAAGAGGTATGGTTATCTATGTGGAAAACACACATGATCACAATTAACCCAGATTCAAGggaatttatttggaaaaaataaatattttccaactTGTAATAAAAAATGGTGAATGCTGGAGAAAATGTGGAAATGCAATGGCTGATCATTTTCACATagtttaatattgtaatattattcaCCCATTTTGGCAAGATCTGAAAATAGAGATAAAAACAATAATGGGATTGAATCtggaatgtaattttaaaactatgTACATGGAAAGTAattcttcaaaataacaaaaaattatacaTATCTCCTTATTACACTGCttgtagtgctgtgcgtcatttgtttaaccctttaaggttatgtgctggctgactgactgacaggtgcgtgatgtgtgaggccagcaaacaagatgtatagctgtttcactttacttcaggacacattaataccgctctgtaggtcttcaaaaatattcctagcaaatctaataaatgttggagacatacttgttaaataaatgcactatatcGTTCTTCAGCattgtttatttgagagcgcacaagaagatctgcacttgagcagcataTTTGAGGGgttgtgcaagaagttttgtgcatgagcaGAGGAAATCAGCGCGCAAGCAAAAAGATTGGCATGCTTaaaggctattacataaatgtgatctcaagttgtaatactgcgctcacgacatttgtcattgtaataacgccacaggtagttggtagatctgtatAAAAAAGGCCTGCTttcacagctggaaaaaatcctacagGAAACACTGCTTAGGAATTTAAATAAGATTGTATCCAGTAAAGATATATATGAAGAGtccagatgcaaaaccctctaaaccCATCAGACCACTTTTTTTGTAATAAGCGTTTTCTATCAAACACCTATAATTAGGTTCAAACGAGTCATTTTCTAGATAATGAAAAGGTTATTGGTTAGTAaatgaaataactttttttttttttttccaaaaatgtcactttagacaattctttggtttttaacaaggtataTTTTCTTTTGCgttaaaaccagctaaatccacttgtgctttttatgcaaaaccctgTAAATCCACAAATTGGGACAAAAAAGTATAATTTGTTGCAAAATCACTAAAGaagcaattagaaattattttaccaaacaataaacacatacacaaacctcctaaaattaaaaatacagaaatctgtcaagtaagtggcagttcattccgctgtggtaacccctgataaaccagggactataaggaaatctgtcaagtaagtgcattaatcaataacattaaaattgacattaCTTACATCTTAACATTATCATTTCTGAATGGCATCTTAACTTCTTTCGTGAAACAATGTTGCCGTTTAATGTAAAGTAATGTAGataaaaagatataaaataacCAGAATTCATTTATGTTATAAACCACTACTTTGAGCAATTCCTTCATTAGATCCAGAGTTCAGAGCCCATGCTTTCAGGCAAGTTGCATGGTGCAGCAGACCTGTCAGATTCTGCTTGTGTCAAGCTGTTTTCATTGATGAAATCAACACTGAGAATATAAATATTGTACAAGTAAAATAAGCAAAACGTATTGTGAGATTCTTAttggttaacacacacacacacacacacacacacacacacacacacacacacacacacacacacaaaaacagtttGAAGTGTTAGTTGTTGTTGAGTGATGTGACATGAACTATTGACACTCCCTGCTTCTTTTTTTGGTTAATCTTTTACCATTTGAAAGTGCcttcacatttttaatagttgaaaatattataaaatataacagATATTGTGAAAGATTAAATCCCTGCTACATAGATGCTTGTCTGACAGTCACAGATCATGAAGAGTGAAACTTAAATGTCAAGGAGGGTGAATTTGTTCAAGCATGTCAAAATATttaccaaaaacatttttattttcagttacaGCATTAATTACATGAACGCATGCTATATACCGACTGAGGGGGAGAAAACCAGTGGTTCGATGTGAAATCAGACATTGCGGAACCCCTTTATAGCCGAAATGGCCTGATCCTCATTTCATAATTTACCTCTGCAAATATTCGACTGAGAGATTGGTAGTTGCGAAGTTACTGAGTagtaatgaatgaatgcagaTTACCAAAATAAGTGATCATCTGTAAATAACTTccatattttgatccattttagGATGCAgaggcagaaaaagaaaagccaagaAAGCTTTTCAGAATGATGAAAATCAGGAGGACTTGATGCCGGCAAAACGCCATAAACCAACACAGGTCCCTGATGACAGTGAAGAACCCAGCACCAGCTCTGGTCAGTTTACTACCACTAGAACACACTTTTCTTCAGCTTCGTAAGGAGATATACTTCaccaaaaattctgtcatcattttctcacactttacttgttccaaaccagtcggtaccaatagcctagtggttaagtgtgccgacatatagcaccatggtgctcctGGCGACCCGTGTTCGATTCCCGACTCGAGGACCTATGtcgacccttcccctctctctggtcctaatactttcctgtctgtcctcCACTATTCTATCCCAgtaaaaggtgaaaaaaaacataattatatacttgttccaaacctttatgattttctttttttctgtcaaccaaaaaagatgatattttaaagaatgtttgtgGGAGTGGAGATTGGCAggagtctaataataataataaaaaaataaataatcacataTGGAGTGCAAAACTGACACTCAAAGCATAAATCTGGTAAAAATCTGAACAcgcattttaaaaacatgaatgctgggggattctttcacttcatTTGGGAGACAATTCCAAACCTATGGAGCATAGAACCTAAAATAGTCCTGCCAGATCGCATCAGGAATACAGAGTgaaattctaaaagtccagcGCTAGAAGAGCGTAtagcaaacggtttggattatattttgataagcAGTCACTAAAGGGGTGAAAACCAGTAGTTCGATGTGAAATCATGTGGAACCCCCATATAGCCAAAATAGCCTGATCCTCATTTCGTAATTTACCTCTGCAAATATTCAGCTGAGAGATGGTCGTTGCGAAGCTTTGACTAATCGGGTTCACCCTATACTGAGTAGTAATGTGAATGAAcgcagtagagctgcacaatttatCGTAAGAAGATTGCAAtcttgattcgaccccctagacgatcttaattcagcatttctacgattctgtcaatcatattttcaagttcaggagagaagcaatgatGGCCGCACAAGTcctcacattgttttacatacgttgttcagcaacatggacacctccaaatggtgttaaaagtcacatgctgtatttacaaGATACAATTCACctcaaaatgtcatttctgtctttgtcatgtttttgtgagTGCAAAATCAttcgtgacgtgagctgaccgtcagctgttaccacagaaagGGAGGGAGCGTGGGCGCACGCCTCTTAGTGAAGTTTacttagtgaacagaacctgcataagctgtaaataacaggtaataaagttgtaaataacagtttgtggcacagagtgatcgtttggaaGTCGCGCGGGcagtgaa
This window encodes:
- the LOC100001405 gene encoding uncharacterized protein isoform X1, with amino-acid sequence MEYIWKMIGFFKGETSNCSRPEAENTSSGSRDRKRKVDEAFQNDENQEGLMPAKRHKPAQFPDDNEEPSTSSGGRKRKLQVTFQDDQEDLMPAKRRKPSQFPDDSDEPSTSSGCRGRKRKAKEAFQDDEDQEELMPTKRHKPAQFPDDNEEPTTSSGSRDRKRKVDEAFQNDENQEDLMPAKRHKPAQFPDDNEEPSTSSGGRKRKLKVTFQDDQEDLMPAKRCEPTQFPDDNEEPSTSSGCRGRKRKAKKAFQNDENQADLMPAKRHKPAQFADDSDEPSTSSGRRGRKRKAKKAFQDDEDQEDLMPATRRKPTQFPDESEEPSTSSGRRGRKRKAKKAFQDDDDQEDLMPATRHKPTQFPDESEEPSTSSGGRGRKRKMEEAFKDDEDQEDLMPATQHKPTQFPDGSDEPSTSSGCRGRKRKAKKAFQNDENQEDLMPAKRHKPTQVPDDSEEPSTSSGRRGRKRKVEEAFQDDENQEDLMLPPQFPDERDKPSPSSVEEASQVDEDQEDLMPAASSEPSQFPDEIEEPGTSSGSREGNAEQHFLDDEDDDSSYDEDPDFCRRDTGPGSPLDKYELGRKLGKGIYGTVYVATRKSDGKKVALKFVYMPNCYINRKPGRVFYPTSEARILLELKKPSLCPHIIELYDFFEVEEYDVLVMEYMQPSMTLTAFFRRNNGPLTESVARLLILQILIALEHCLEHGIDHRAIYEENILVNPKTLQVKLIGFGCSDYIAGDLKPHAGFDQIYCKCMWHSRLVEVGFLRNAHFALEETVECVARLLARMVNGYWPLRSMVEYPRFHPSVSKECRDLLKMCFGFNVHDGPTLEDIIDHKWFNKKIDT
- the LOC100001405 gene encoding uncharacterized protein isoform X2, which produces MEYIWKMIGFFKGETSNCSRPEAENTSSGSRDRKRKVDEAFQNDENQEGLMPAKRHKPAQFPDDNEEPSTSSGGRKRKLQVTFQDDQEDLMPAKRRKPSQFPDDSDEPSTSSGCRGRKRKAKEAFQDDEDQEELMPTKRHKPAQFPDDNEEPTTSSGSRDRKRKVDEAFQNDENQEDLMPAKRHKPAQFPDDNEEPSTSSGCRGRKRKAKKAFQNDENQADLMPAKRHKPAQFADDSDEPSTSSGRRGRKRKAKKAFQDDEDQEDLMPATRRKPTQFPDESEEPSTSSGRRGRKRKAKKAFQDDDDQEDLMPATRHKPTQFPDESEEPSTSSGGRGRKRKMEEAFKDDEDQEDLMPATQHKPTQFPDGSDEPSTSSGCRGRKRKAKKAFQNDENQEDLMPAKRHKPTQVPDDSEEPSTSSGRRGRKRKVEEAFQDDENQEDLMLPPQFPDERDKPSPSSVEEASQVDEDQEDLMPAASSEPSQFPDEIEEPGTSSGSREGNAEQHFLDDEDDDSSYDEDPDFCRRDTGPGSPLDKYELGRKLGKGIYGTVYVATRKSDGKKVALKFVYMPNCYINRKPGRVFYPTSEARILLELKKPSLCPHIIELYDFFEVEEYDVLVMEYMQPSMTLTAFFRRNNGPLTESVARLLILQILIALEHCLEHGIDHRAIYEENILVNPKTLQVKLIGFGCSDYIAGDLKPHAGFDQIYCKCMWHSRLVEVGFLRNAHFALEETVECVARLLARMVNGYWPLRSMVEYPRFHPSVSKECRDLLKMCFGFNVHDGPTLEDIIDHKWFNKKIDT
- the LOC100001405 gene encoding uncharacterized protein isoform X3, with translation MEYIWKMIGFFKGETSNCSRPEAENTSSGSRDRKRKVDEAFQNDENQEGLMPAKRHKPAQFPDDNEEPSTSSGGRKRKLQVTFQDDQEDLMPAKRRKPSQFPDDSDEPSTSSGSRDRKRKVDEAFQNDENQEDLMPAKRHKPAQFPDDNEEPSTSSGGRKRKLKVTFQDDQEDLMPAKRCEPTQFPDDNEEPSTSSGCRGRKRKAKKAFQNDENQADLMPAKRHKPAQFADDSDEPSTSSGRRGRKRKAKKAFQDDEDQEDLMPATRRKPTQFPDESEEPSTSSGRRGRKRKAKKAFQDDDDQEDLMPATRHKPTQFPDESEEPSTSSGGRGRKRKMEEAFKDDEDQEDLMPATQHKPTQFPDGSDEPSTSSGCRGRKRKAKKAFQNDENQEDLMPAKRHKPTQVPDDSEEPSTSSGRRGRKRKVEEAFQDDENQEDLMLPPQFPDERDKPSPSSVEEASQVDEDQEDLMPAASSEPSQFPDEIEEPGTSSGSREGNAEQHFLDDEDDDSSYDEDPDFCRRDTGPGSPLDKYELGRKLGKGIYGTVYVATRKSDGKKVALKFVYMPNCYINRKPGRVFYPTSEARILLELKKPSLCPHIIELYDFFEVEEYDVLVMEYMQPSMTLTAFFRRNNGPLTESVARLLILQILIALEHCLEHGIDHRAIYEENILVNPKTLQVKLIGFGCSDYIAGDLKPHAGFDQIYCKCMWHSRLVEVGFLRNAHFALEETVECVARLLARMVNGYWPLRSMVEYPRFHPSVSKECRDLLKMCFGFNVHDGPTLEDIIDHKWFNKKIDT